The following DNA comes from Anopheles coustani chromosome 2, idAnoCousDA_361_x.2, whole genome shotgun sequence.
CTTTCGAGGTTTTGCATGATTGCGAGGGGTAGATTTGAATGCAGCTCAAGTTAAATTTGCTTCCTCAAACTGCTCATCGGAGGGTCATCAAACAGCatcacaattttatttttgaaaaaaaaaatctttttatgTGATCGTTAAATTGTTAAGTGTATAAATTCATACATTAACATATACTAATGGCAGAATGTGTCTAATGGCATAGGGTGATGCCACTTATAAGCTAGACAATCGATGGCAATGGAGTGTTTTAAAAGTCATCACATTAATAAACTGGCGGAAACAGTAATTGCTACAATGATTCGAATGCGGAACCTTGTAACGTTACTTCCGTTtcctaagaaaaaaaaacctactaTTGTTATGGAACTCCGTTGAaacatttcctttctttaactttactgcaagtgttaaaaaaaaattacgcaATGGCGGTTGATCAGTAATACCGGCGATCAGATACCGGATAAGACGATGATAAGTGCGGTCGGTAACGTTTCTTTTCTGCTGCTCTACATCAAAGCATGGGAATATTACTCATCGCTCACAATTCAAACACAATTGGGGTTTACCCTAATGCATTCACTGAATCTAATTACAAGGTTTTGAAACCATATCCTCCAGACCGCTTGCAGTGTTAATTTCAAATTTGGAGTTTCCATTTTGTCTCCCTGTACAGCTCTTTTGTGTTAGGATGCCGAACACATGTCGAAACAATATGGCTACCAGCTTCCCAATTCCATATGACTTAGTCGCACTGTACGTTTGTTAAAGCGAGGTCACTTCTTACTTTAACTCACTTGGATTGTCACAAACCATATACGGCCACCTTTTCGCTTCATTTTGCAACgtgagtgcttcgaagcggtAAACGGTAAACTTGTTCACAAAAACTCACAAAATACTACTCTGGAGAAAACTTACCCGAAAAAGGTCCTGGTAGTAAACTGGTTGTGGTGTAAAGACGCGACGAATGGCTTTTCTGGCACCGACTCTGAATTGATCCTCTCGAATCGAACTCAAACCGCTTAGTGAAACGAATGTCCGCGCAGCTTGAAGCTTTTGTTGCACGCTGACCCACGTTCGGACCTGGGCGTTTGAGGCTGGTGTTGGTTGTTGGAACTGAAACGCGAAAAAAGCCCAcggtgtgttggtgtggcGAGATCGGAGGCGCGAGGCTCCATCGCAGCGACGATCGCGTATTCGAATATGCCGCCGAATCTCAGATGAACCAGCATGAGAAGAAAAAGCGAGAGTTCTCGTCGAGGGCTTGAACGCACGAGGTGAATCGTCTGGGATGGGGCACGAAGCTGCCGCTGGTGGGTGTGACGTAATGCCATGTGCGTACGAGCGCTTCTCACCTACCTAACCGTACGCCGTAATGATGGAACTACCGATAAGGTAATTAGCCCAGTCACACCGCCGCCACCGTGTATACTATGAAAGCCGAAAGTTTAACTGGCTTTATTGTACTGATACCGAGTGTATCGATTGGGCCGGGTTGGGAATGCATTGCGAGCGGCAGTAGGTCACCTCAAAATCATTACATGGGACACCAAAGATCACAGCGTTAACAATTGTTAAGGAGTACTAATATATGGAGactatatttaaattttcggATTATTGAAggtaagaaaataatattaatgtttttttttaaagagagAGTTCAAGTTAATTTTTCCCAAATTTAAATGGTTCCAAACCTTTATGATCTGGTGTTGATTCttattgtaaattgtaaattgttcaCAGGctacatttttaaattctttactTTGCTGGACAACAGCTCTTCAGGTGAACTTCTGGCGTCACTAGATTGTACCTCCCTCACATATTATTTGGTATtgacatttttgaaaaaacagAAGATTCAACTACCAACCGGTATGATGGTTTGCTGAACAAGATTGCCCGTGCATGCACGGGCTGGCTTGGATTAACGAGGTGACGGCAAGGCGGACATGTTCGTCACAAGGCGAGTCATTTCTGGTGTGTAGTTTTGTGATACTTACGAAGGCATATTAAATTAGTACTTCACGCAACAACCCATTGCCTCTTAGTTGCAGGCGTTAGCCGACGCCGGGTAAGAAAATATGCATGTTTATGATATTACATCATTTCGTGTGGAACTTGCTAATACAAGTTTCTCAAAAATTAACCGTTTGAATTgcttaaaaaaataagtataccgtatttttccgtgtataacgacccaaaaaaaaattattcaatttttatgaatttgaaaattgatttttttttctaattttcatcAGTTGTAACAATGTTATACGTGTTTTAACCTCCACTCTATGATCGAAACAAAAAGTTACCCGTGTATAACAACCCCCTTAATCGGACTTTGATCAATTTTGAACTAAAagggggtcgttatacacaGAAAAATACGGTACTTTTGATACCAACTTATTCAAACTTCATCTGTTATGACGATTGCATATCTTTAGGCGCTGGAGTCGGTGTTGATGAAAACGGAGTAAAAAAACCGTTGTGACCTCTGTATCGGAGTAATACTTATTGAGCAAAGAAATCGATAATTTACACAGCGTGGTGGACTAACCCAGCAGAGCAGAAGTGCCTGAACATACATTAAGCAATACGGCCAGGTCATGCTTTCagaaataaatgaatttaaaaaaaactttaataaaacataacatGCCTTTCCATCTACGGTTTCTACAGTGAAAGTACGCAGCCACATTTTTGGAGTTTCTCCATCAGGTTACCATGGCGATGCGGTACGAACAACCAATCCCTCGACGCCATTTCTCTAACATATGGACGCGCGCGTCCTGGTTGCGTGTGGTGAACGCAGGGCACCAGACTTCCCGCGAGACCCCGGCAAACATTACGGCATACACATTGCTCGTGCACTCGAGACCGCTCCCGGTTTCAGTTGGTCGGCAGAACCGAACCGGAGCAGATCGCGGTGGCTGACGCTCGTGTCTCACACCCGGCAAGTGCCATCTAGGTAACACGCGAGCCAGTTTAATCAGTGGCAGTTGCGGCACCGGTAGATTACAGCGCATTGTAGTGCATCGTGGTCCACCGTTACTGATAGTGAGCGTTAGATTTTGTTGGAAAGTTTGCTGTCGTTAAAATAGGATGCGATTGTTCCAACCTGTACCGGACCTGTGGGCGTATGTCAGCAGCTAAAATTACACCGCGTTAGAAACACTCAAATACAAATCATTTCCTATCGCGTCCACGGTGCTGCACACTTGCATTGAACTGGGAAAATCGGAAGCCCATACGGCTAAGAATAACCAGGTTCACACTGGTTTCTTTTCGGTTCACTTGTGTCTCGCAGCTCGTCTCGCTGGCCtctatgtttgtgtgtttatgtgtgccGTATGTTTGAGCGTGcttttaaaatcgatcgacCGAGTATTAGTCTGGGGAAAGTTGATGCGTAGGGTGAGCGgcggtaaaagaaaataaaacccacccGAAAAAGCCGCAGTCAGGCACGCACTCACTTTGGGCTTGTAAATTGTCCAGCCCCGAAAAAGGACTGTTGTAAACGTCTCATTAGCGATAAAGGAAAATGGCCGGCGTTCTGTTCGTCGTCCACATTCCTTCCGCCCGGTATGAGCGGGAGCTGCGACGGAAGGAACAGGAGCGTCTAGCGAAATCGACCACCGCAACGACGGAAGATGAGAAGGATGGGGAAAAATTGAACGGCAAGTCGGAGGAAACGCAACCGTTCGTTACACCACAGCCGAAGAAACCCGTTTCGAAGGTAAGCTAAAACGTGCTATATATTAGGTGCACGTTGCGCACAAAACGAAACACCACCCTATGTTAGCACGAGTTGGCCATGATTAGGGCACGATGGAAAACCAACCAGCTGGTGACAGGCCTGAGGTAGAGGCTATTCCGATGTCGATCGATCGACATTTTGCTTGATAACGTCGAAGGGAAACCATTTGCGTACCCTTTCCGATTGCCTTTATCTGTGACACCTATCAATTTGCATTTCAATAGAATAAAGGGAGCAGGGCTCCCTTAACGTACATGGGTGTGCGTTATCGATCGTTGATCCTGTTCGACACAAGTTCAATGCGTCGTTTGTAATCGTGTAAATCTAACAGGTCCGTCCTCAAactaccatcaccaccaacgCGGAACTGCCGACCGACATCATGGACGGCGATGGCGGTTTCCGAAATGGCGCGAAATCCGTTCACCTTAGGCTGCATCACCTCCGATCGCGAAATGAGGAAAACACTCAAGCGGTTTCCTATTTCTCcgttaccctgtttttttttcttcatgtaTTTATTGGCGATGACGCCATAGTGCAGCCATCCGctcgcaataaaaaaaacccaacaaacAAAAGCATTATTATGTCTTTTCGGAACGATCGTACGTGAAGATAAACTCAAAAGAAACACCGACGAGCCATCCTTGCCAGCCTCGCACCATGCAAGTCAACTTTTAGGTTCGTTCGGTTCAAAGTGGTTTACTAACTCTGACACTTTATGTCTCGAGCCTTATTGATTCGCTGTCGGTTTGATCAATCCTCAAAGAACCGCTGTTTGAACAGCTGACTAAGGCGAAATATGCACTGTGCACGTGAACCACAGGGCAACTATGGTAGCTGCAACATTCGATCCACGGCTTCCGGTGGGAAGTAATAAACAGTGGCTGGCATTGCACGTTGCTAATTTTAGTAAAGATACCTCAAGAGCATTTGTTTGGTGCGGCAAAGCGGGATGCTTTGATGTTTAACTTCTCTTTTGTATTACAATTTGAATAGCAAATTTAAAGGGTTTTTTTCTGGCCAATGAAAAAACGTGCTTTTCAAAGCTGTACTTTAAACAGTCACATGTTTGCTCTGCTCTTAAAATTCCAGTGGGTGGAGTTGACATCCAATGAtatattacaaaaaaattacGAGCAAACTGAGTATCCACCTACGCAATGGGACAACACCGAGGGCTGTGGTAGTGACAGAGAAGACCTCTTATTGGTActtcgaaaaaaatatatcatgTACCTCTCGTAACCGATTTggtaataaaaaccaaaaatgtgTTACGTCAAcacaattttgaaaaattatattgatttttgtcaatgtttatgcactttttcttcataGTGGGACTTTAcatgtttgttatttgttgcAATTATTTGTTGTACCGACGGGAAACGTATTTTCATCCTGCAAATGCCGCAAGAAGCACCTTTAATCGTGTTTGGTATAGTCCATGTTGCACTTACAAATTATAGCCTTGTTAGTTGTTGGGAGCTCTACTGGACGTTCTTATCACCGTCCATATATTCTTAAACGCGAGATGTCAACAAGTTTTTATGTTAACGCGCAATGATTCACAAACGATGCCAGACGGTATTTTCCTACGACGACATTGTGGAAGAACGTGgtcatatttatttactttttgatTGGCACCCTTCCCTTGTCGATAGTCAGCTTGCTACTATCCGTAGAATACATTGAAATCCAACTAGAATGAAATGTGGGTCTTACGGAATTAAGTGGGCTCGATTTGGTTTGTATGTTAGTGGCTTATTAATTATGGAATATTTCCGCTCTGTCCATTAGTTGAATCAATAAGATTTCTTATTTCTAAATATATTTTCGGCACCATGCTGTACTATTTCACAAAATCACTTTAAACTTGACACTCTTTGGATGGAATCCAATTTCTAAACGAATTTTCTGTTTGAACTTCGGCTGCTCGTGTCTAAGCCATGGGGACAACCGCGAGCGACCGTTTATCGCGACGCTCGGGACGCACATGCATGGTCCATAAAACCCCGACTTCATGTCGTGACTTCACGTGTCGGTTTCATCTGCGTGCTTCCTCTGTGAAGTCACGTCTCACGCTTGGAGGGGTGTGGCTACCGCTTACTGTGCGTCGGACCCTATATCCAAGTGTTGGCATATGTGATCGCGGTTTAAAAATAGACCGGAACGGAAGCAGAACACTCCATGCCCTCGCCGAGCAGCCGAAGAAGTTTGTCAATGTTTTCTGGCGGTTGGTAGGTGATCGCgtagcacacacaaacacgcgcaCCGAACTCGCAAACAACCTCTCCAGGAACGGACGCCCCAGTTCAGCGACTTATCAACATGTTTTCCAACTGCACGCGTTAATGCACGATTGCACAGCGTGTACCATTTCTAAACAGAAGCACATTTTGTTGGCAAACACACTGGCTAACTAACTTGTTTTGGCTATTCCTGTTCGCCCTTTTTCTCGGAATAGATCCCTCGATCCAGCATCATAACCGCGCCGGATGACGACGACAGGGTGGCGGGGGATGCTGGTGCCGCACCGACCATAAAGTTTATCGACCAAGACGGCGAAGAAATTCCGGGAAAGCCGGGCGATGACGACGAGCCCAAGGATGACGACAAGGATGGCGACGAGAAGGGCAAAGACAAGAAGTCGAACTTTCTCGCCGAACCGTTCGATCGTGCGTCGGCCCTACGCAAGTCCTGGGACGGTTTCAGGGATCTGCTCGGATCGGCACGGAAGGAGAAGACAGCTCGCGAGGAGGCGGCCGAGAAGCTGACGCTGACCGGCAACTCGTCGATGGAGGAGGTCCTGAAGACGATCATCAACGAGAAACGCCTTCATACCGCTGCCTGGATCGAAACGGACCAGGGAAATGGTTTTCATGTGCGTCGCGTTTCTTTTCGGGATTTCAAGCTTCACAGCCCTTCAATGTTCGCTACatattggtttggttttgttttttcgtggGCCCTCAGATCATGTTCTCCATCGAGTCTGGACCGATTTGCGATGATGTCATCTATATGCTGAGTTCGTGGGGCGTTGGCCAACGGTTTAACTCGACCATCTCGATCACCTCCTGCACACTGTACAGCCAACCGCCGGTCGTGGAAGAACAGCAGGAAGAGTAAGCCATCGAAAATCTCTCTTCTATTCCAGTTTGCCTAAAAATATGTGtgcatttttccttttacagAGCGGGAGgcgaagtaaataaaaataatgacgGAAGCGCATGGAACACGTTCCTTTCCACCGTTCGTGCCCGATTAAATGTGGCGCAAATTGTGGAAGAAGTAAAACACGATGCTCAAGTATCGTTCGATTTCGTGTCCATGCTTGCGGTTGCCAGGTAaggaaataattatttattaaattatttctgaACATTTGGAAACATTTGAAGTATGAATATCCCGCAAGTCATAAGTTTGATGTACTGTCTAtctatttaatgttttttaaatctcAAATCTTCTTATTTCCTTTCATAGTATTCTGGCTGCGTTCGGACTGGTCGAAGACAGTTCGGTGTTTCTCATCGCCAGTATGCTCGTCTCACCGCTCATGGTAAGCGCCTAAAAGTATGCTATACGGTGGTACTGCTCGAATAGTACTCGAACTATTTGTAACCGTTCTTTCTAAAATATCGTCTACCTTCCGCTTCAACTCTAGGGACCAATCATTGCCATTATCTTCGGAACCGTGGTCAAGGAGCGCCAGTTGCAGTTGATtgggttgaaaaatgaaatcattggCATCATGCTCACGGTGACGGTGGGCTTCGTTTTCGGGCTGATCGTTTGCAGTATCGACGACCGGTACAGCGTGGGCGAGGGTATAACGCACGAGATGCTGGCCCGATGCGAAACCCATTCGTTGTTGGTCGGTATTGCTATCGCACTGCCTTCCGGTGCAGCCGTCGCTATTGCAATTCTGGGTGAAAATATCGGGTCACTGGTCGGTGTGGCCATTTCGGCTTCACTGTTGCCACCGGCTGTCAATGCGGTAAGATAGAAAATCTTCCTCACAGCTTCTTTAGATAATGAAATTACGTTTATTTTCTCGCTTCAGGGAGTCCTTTGGGCACTTTCATGTTTGTACTTCCTATTCGGCTCGGAAGAGTCCCGCTACGGTACACTAATCAAAACGCAGATTTACTCCGAAAACCAAGGCTTGGAGCTGTTCACCCTCGGGTGCATGAGCATCTCGCTGACCCTACTCAACATTATGTGCATCTACCTGGGAGGAGTCATGTTCCTAATTGTGAGTTCACCTTATTCAGTGTAACTGTTGAACGTTTTTTCACATGTATTCGGTAACCTTTTTCCGCCGTAGATCAAAGAGGTAGCCCCGGTGGTGCCGAAGGATCAGAAACAGTTCTGGAAGCACGATATCAAAATTGCGCGTGACTACAACCGCACGCTGCACACGAACGATGGGCTATCGATGAGCAAACAGCTGATCCATGAGCTGACAACATTGCATCACAACAACGACACCACGACCGGTGGCCTGCGTAGTGATTATCTGCTGAATTCGGCCTCGAAGGCTGGTCACCAGAATACTTGGTCACCGCGGCACAACTACCATCAGCGCGATCACCGTCCGACGATCCAGGAACTGGAGGCACTCTACCTCAGTCTGTCGGCCAACACGACCGAGAACCAGTTCCACCATTCGGCCCATCACGGTGGACTGAACTATATGAACTTCGATCGTTTCGTGAGTTTTTCCTCCGGAGTAATGTACCTACGCAAATTGATTAACTGTCGgatattctttttcttgttatttACAGGCCACCTCACCTACGCAGCATCGGCGCATGAATCCTCCGAGTCACGGTGGCATTTCGCGCGGTCGCTTCGGTGAATCGCTGCGCGGTACCTCCGGTCCGCTTTCGAAGATCCTGGAAGATGTGGCCGCCGGTACGTCGGGTGCCAAAGCCGAGGGAGGCCATGGGCAGGCGCACGGTGAACGTGGTGGCCGTACCACCCGGAGCTATGGGCTTCCGAGCTTCAAGCGAAGCTCCAAAAAGTTCACCGTAACACCGGCGTACGATCCGATCCAGAAGGAGTAGGAACCAACCCGTGTATGCCATCGTTTCGGTGTGTGAAGAGTCTTCTGTATCTTCCTTAGGTCACGCTGTGTCGGGGTCCGtgaagaaagcaaacaaaacactacAGCTCGACACGGACCCACGGGCAGGTGTCTATTTTAAATATGATCTAAAATGCACTTAGTTATCGGCAGCTCGTAGAATGAGGCTTCCGGTCGCCAAGGGACAACCATGGCCCTACCGTTATACATCATATGGCGAGCTCCAGCGAGTTCGCGCAGTTTAATTTCTCGATTGTAAGCGTTTTGTAAATTAtcgtatttgttttccttcctcttgCGTTACCCTTTTCTCCTCGTTTCGTGTTCGCCCCGTTCCGTCTGATGTTGTTCAGTGCACAGTTGTAAATATTCGTGTGTGCGTGCTTGAACACGGTTTAGCAAGTAAGAAGTGTTGCCAACAATGCCTAGTCTTGTGGTGCCTTCAGGTCCCGGAAAGGTGCCAGGAAGGTACCAGGTGCTACTGTGATGCACCCGTTGCTGCGTCCGCCCCCTGCTGCCCAGCCCACACCGTTTAAGGATATGAATGTACTTAATTGAGGATGTGTTGCTTCTCGGGCTGGGCAAGGTAAAGCGAACGTGGTATAGGTTTtaaggaaaagcaaacattggGGAAGTATAGAAGGACCTGCGTCGTCCAAAGTCTCGTTGAGGCAACATGCTTTTTGTATACGAAAATTGCaataaacgaaaaactaaTGTTGCAAAGAGTCCAAAGCGAAAAGTACTGCTTTCTTTATTTGCAAAAGGTGTATATGGAATACATTTCTATCGAAACGTTTCCACTCATAGTTACTAACGGCTCTTTACTTACCTATTTTTCGGAGATCCGAAGTTCAAATACGAATGTAGAGTAACGTCCTAAAATAACAGGTATTGCAAGCATTCTTTTCATTAGGAAAACGTTGAACTTAATAGATTTTCTCAATAGCTTAATTTAAGAGCAAAAGAACGGCAAACTTGTTTTACTGCGAACATTTTTAtaacataacattttaaaatcatccctaaaattcaaaattagcGTAGAGTCATATTATTTATGTCTTAGATGTCCTTATCATCGATTcttcaaaatcaaaaacataccataaaaaagcaaaaatctaAAAGACAGAAATCTTTCTCTTAGTGTATCGAACATGAATAAACATTAGTTTAAATCACGGTGGTTCTTATATTATggtataaaacataaaaaaggattAAAGTAAAACACTTAGgccagaacaaacaaacacgcagTTCACCTAAAGCTATTGCAACCAAAACCTCGACTTCTCCAAAATATGGAATTACTAGCGGTCCGATGGCATCACCATTACAAAACACTAACAAACCACATGTTCTTGAAACTGTGAATATtgtgaaaattgaattaaaccaTACTGTATTGCAAGTTCGAAAAGTTAAACCAACGTAATAAATCGGTCAATCGGCAACAACAGTTATCTACTattaaatggttttaaattGTTGCCACTCAATGTTCTAATAGTGTCATAGAATGCGACTTAATAAAGTTAACTATGCAAAAAATAGATTTGGAACTAGATACGTTTACTATGACTTAAGTAATTGATGAAAAGATTCatgcaatgaaaaaatatGTCAACACCAATCGTCATGCTTAGAAAAAGGTCATTTATTATACTAATTCTTCACCTCCAGCGATACATGTTTCGTTTAGGAAACTAAAACACTAACCTCGACGAATACTTGGGTTTATTGTTTCAAGCACTTTCGTAGTAAACACTTGTGTCCTCGAGCTGTTCGTGTGATGACAGTTGGTTTTAAACTTTCGAAAATGATTGATCACGCGTTCGAGTGGCTTTAGTTGCAAC
Coding sequences within:
- the LOC131262745 gene encoding uncharacterized protein LOC131262745, whose protein sequence is MAGVLFVVHIPSARYERELRRKEQERLAKSTTATTEDEKDGEKLNGKSEETQPFVTPQPKKPVSKIPRSSIITAPDDDDRVAGDAGAAPTIKFIDQDGEEIPGKPGDDDEPKDDDKDGDEKGKDKKSNFLAEPFDRASALRKSWDGFRDLLGSARKEKTAREEAAEKLTLTGNSSMEEVLKTIINEKRLHTAAWIETDQGNGFHIMFSIESGPICDDVIYMLSSWGVGQRFNSTISITSCTLYSQPPVVEEQQEEAGGEVNKNNDGSAWNTFLSTVRARLNVAQIVEEVKHDAQVSFDFVSMLAVASILAAFGLVEDSSVFLIASMLVSPLMGPIIAIIFGTVVKERQLQLIGLKNEIIGIMLTVTVGFVFGLIVCSIDDRYSVGEGITHEMLARCETHSLLVGIAIALPSGAAVAIAILGENIGSLVGVAISASLLPPAVNAGVLWALSCLYFLFGSEESRYGTLIKTQIYSENQGLELFTLGCMSISLTLLNIMCIYLGGVMFLIIKEVAPVVPKDQKQFWKHDIKIARDYNRTLHTNDGLSMSKQLIHELTTLHHNNDTTTGGLRSDYLLNSASKAGHQNTWSPRHNYHQRDHRPTIQELEALYLSLSANTTENQFHHSAHHGGLNYMNFDRFATSPTQHRRMNPPSHGGISRGRFGESLRGTSGPLSKILEDVAAGTSGAKAEGGHGQAHGERGGRTTRSYGLPSFKRSSKKFTVTPAYDPIQKE